A genomic region of Phragmites australis chromosome 2, lpPhrAust1.1, whole genome shotgun sequence contains the following coding sequences:
- the LOC133908131 gene encoding protein SGT1 homolog yields MAAASDLESKAKGAFVDDDFELATELYTQAIDAGPATADLYADRAQAHIKLGNYTEAVADASKAIELDPTMHKAYLRKGAACIKLEEYQTAKAALELGSSYASGDSRFTRLLKECEERIAEEASQVPVKKVEAAPAAPSVAATVEDKEDGGIMENAQSMVEAPSKPKYRHDFYNSPTEVVLTIFAKGVPADSVVVDFGEQMLSVSIEVPGEETYHLQPRLFSKVIPEKCKYHVLSTKVEIRLAKAEQVHWTTLDYSGKPKALPQKINMPTASAPRPSYPSSKSKKDWDKLEAEVKKEEKDEKLDGDAALNKFFRDIYKDADEDMRRAMTKSFLESNGTVLSTNWKDVGAKKVEGSPPDGMELKKWEY; encoded by the exons ATGGCCGCCGCGTCGGATCTGGAGAGCAAGGCCAAGGGGGCCTTCGTCGACGACGACTTCGAGCTCGCCACCGAGCTCTACACGCAGGCCATCGACGCCGGGCCCGCCACCGCCGACCTCTACGCCGACCGGGCCCAGGCCCACATCAAGCTCGGCAACTACACTG AGGCTGTAGCGGATGCCAGCAAAGCAATTGAACTGGACCCTACAATGCACAAAGCTTACCTCCGGAAAGG TGCTGCGTGCATCAAGCTTGAAGAATACCAAACTGCAAAGGCTGCTCTTGAATTGGGCTCTTCCTATGCATCTGGCGACTCAAGGTTTACTCGTTTGTTGAAGGAATGTGAGGAACGCATTGCTG AGGAGGCTAGCCAGGTGCCAGTGAAGAAGGTTGAGGCTGCTCCAGCTGCTCCTTCTGTGGCTGCTACTGTTGAGGACAAGGAGGATGGTGGAATTATGGAGAATGCACAATCTATGGTAGAAGCTCCAAGCAAGCCTAAATACAG GCATGACTTCTATAACAGTCCCACAGAAGTTGTACTGACAATATTTGCTAAGGGTGTCCCTGCTGACAGTGTAGTTGTTGATTTTGGTGAACAGATG TTAAGTGTATCCATTGAAGTCCCTGGTGAAGAAACGTACCATTTGCAGCCCCGTCTGTTCTCTAAG GTTATCCCAGAGAAGTGCAAATATCATGTCTTATCCACAAAGGTTGAAATACGTCTTGCAAAAGCTGAGCAGGTGCATTGGACGACTCTTGACTACAGTGGCAAACCAAAGGCCCTTCCACAAAAGATAAATATGCCAA CTGCATCAGCCCCTAGACCCTCGTATCCGTCTTCAAAGTCGAAAAAGGACTGGGATAAACTGGAAGCTGAAGTCAAAAAGGAG GAGAAGGACGAAAAACTTGATGGTGATGCTGCATTGAACAAATTCTTCCGTGATATTTACAAGGATGCTGATGAAGATATGAGGAGGGCTATGACGAAGTCATTC CTTGAATCAAATGGCACAGTTCTCTCGACTAACTGGAAAGATGTTGGCGCAAAGAAGGTTGAAGGGAGCCCTCCTGATGGAATGGAACTTAAGAAGTGGGAATACTAG
- the LOC133908115 gene encoding probable WRKY transcription factor 27, translating to MRCPRAGPGSACAKGQLPPILLPRRAAHVPPPRLVKGSKAFMRGQLLLMENFNDWDLQAVVRSCSFSHPHAGDRYAAARQAGAGAPETAPAPTPPGEQLERAAPSCAQVADRGPARLAPAAGMATDASRMATDASLLYDLEYLDLDRKPFLLPPTTSSRAPAPAPARAGDDSREVMISFPAAAASGMQPRAVPPGRKPGARTPRPKRSKKSQLKKVVREMPVADGGASSSDPWAWRKYGQKPIKGSPYPRGYYKCSSMKGCMARKLVERSPAKPGVLIVTYMAEHCHPAPTQLNALAGTTRHNKSSSAAAEDHPALSSRSHEGGPAAVDDRANEKARCDVDNSEASTAPMAAEWGAEETAAAADDDNEFWPARMELDELLAPVDDDFDFDFDHVTEEDGVLGRRLSL from the exons ATGCGGTGCCCGCGCGCGGGGCCGGGTTCTGCTTGTGCGAAAGGTCAACTCCcccccatcctcctccccaGACGAGCAGCACACgtccctcctcctcgcctcgtCAAAGGCTCAAAAGCGTTCATGCGCGGCCAGCTGCTGCTCATGGAGAACTTCAACGATTGGGACCTGCAGGCCGTCGTCAGGAGCTGCAGCTTCTCCCACCCCCACGCCGGTGATCGCTACGCTGCGGCGCGGCAagcgggagcgggggctccggagacggcgccggcgccgacaCCGCCGGGCGAGCAGCTGGAGCGTGCTGCACCGTCATGTGCGCAGGTGGCCGACCGGGGACCGGCGCGGCTGGCGCCCGCGGCGGGGATGGCCACGGACGCGTCGCGGATGGCCACGGACGCATCGCTGCTGTACGACCTGGAGTACCTGGATTTGGATCGCAAGCCGTTCTTGCTGCCGCCCACGACGTcgtcgcgggcgccggcgccggcgccggcgcgggcggGGGACGACAGCCGCGAGGTGATGATCTCCTTCCCGGCGGCGGCCGCGTCCGGGATGCAGCCGAGGGCGGTGCCGCCCGGACGGAAGCCGGGTGCGCGCACCCCGCGGCCTAAAAGAAG CAAGAAGAGCCAGCTGAAGAAGGTGGTGCGCGAGATGCCCGTGGCCGACGGCGGCGCGTCGTCGTCCGACCCGTGGGCGTGGCGCAAGTACGGCCAAAAGCCCATCAAGGGCTCGCCTTATCCGCG GGGGTACTACAAGTGCAGCAGCATGAAGGGGTGCATGGCGCGGAAGCTGGTGGAGCGCAGCCCGGCCAAGCCTGGGGTGCTCATCGTCACGTACATGGCCGAACACTGCCACCCCGCGCCCACGCAGCTCAACGCGCTCGCCGGCACCACGCGCCACAACAAGtcgtcctccgccgccgccgaggaccACCCGGCGTTGTCGTCCAGGAGCCACGAGGGGGGCCCTGCTGCTGTCGACGACAGAGCCAACGAGAAGGCGAGGTGCGACGTCGACAACAGCGAGGCGTCGACAGCGCCGATGGCCGCGGAGTGGGGCGCCGAGGAGACTGCTGCCGCGGCCGACGACGACAACGAGTTCTGGCCGGCCAGGATGGAGCTGGACGAGCTCTTGGCGCCCGTGGACGACGACTTCGACTTCGATTTTGATCATGTGACCGAGGAGGACGGCGTGCTGGGACGGCGGCTCTCGCTCTAG
- the LOC133909987 gene encoding late embryogenesis abundant protein Lea14-A-like — protein sequence MSAAEEENRSATAAEVGREEERRERGGGLVSGLVDKAKGFVAEKVAQIPKPEASLERVSFKGVNRECITLHSHVDVSNPYAHRIPICEITYTFKSAGKVIASGTMPDPGWIAASGNTKLELPVKVPYDFIVSLIKDLGGDWDIDYVLEVGLTIDLPVVSSFTIPLTTEGEMKLPTFRDLLF from the exons ATGAGCGCTGCAGAGGAGGAGAACAgatccgccaccgccgccgaagtaggcagggaggaggagaggagggagcgaGGCGGCGGGCTGGTGTCGGGCCTGGTGGACAAGGCGAAGGGGTTCGTGGCGGAGAAGGTGGCGCAGATTCCCAAGCCTGAGGCGTCGCTGGAGCGCGTCTCCTTCAAGGGCGTCAACCGCGAGTGCATCACGCTCCACAGCCACGTCGACGTTAGCAACCCCTACGCGCACCGCATTCCCATCTGCGAGATCACCTACACCTTCAAGAGCGCCGGCAA GGTGATAGCATCGGGGACGATGCCTGACCCCGGGTGGATCGCGGCGAGCGGCAATACCAAGCTGGAGCTGCCGGTGAAGGTGCCGTACGACTTCATCGTGTCGCTGATCAAGGACCTGGGCGGGGATTGGGACATCGACTACGTGCTGGAGGTGGGGCTCACCATCGACCTCCCCGTCGTTAGCAGCTTCACCATCCCACTCACCACCGAGGGTGAGATGAAGCTCCCCACCTTCCGGGACCTGTTGTTTTGA